A genomic window from Gossypium hirsutum isolate 1008001.06 chromosome D12, Gossypium_hirsutum_v2.1, whole genome shotgun sequence includes:
- the LOC107945930 gene encoding probable inactive purple acid phosphatase 29: MKRATMVQPSSTFVNINKKNLWVSLAIAVLSLCFVPINVSAAVRRHPPQQHHLSRKPSPKLRFGRNGEFKILQVADMHYADGKTTPCEDVLPSQVDGCSDLNTTAFIHRMIEAEKPNFIIFTGDNIYGFDSKDSAKSMDAAFAPAIAARIPWAAVLGNHDQEGTLSREGVMKHIVGLNHTLSQFNPSELHVIDGFGNYNLEVGGVEGSDFVNKSILNLYFLDSGDYSTVPAIPGYGWIKPSQQLWFQRTSAKLRRAYMSPPNAQKSSAPGLVYFHIPLPEVASFDSTNFTGVRQEDIGSASVNSGFFTTLVEAGDVKAVFTGHDHVNDFCGQLTGIQLCYGGGFGYHAYGKAGWPRRARVVVASLEKTEEGGWGTVKSIKTWKRLDDKHLTAIDGEVLWSKKHTGTRRKKHINGSPA, encoded by the exons ATGAAAAGAGCAACAATGGTGCAACCTTCTTCAACATTTGTTAACATCAACAAGAAAAACCTCTGGGTTTCACTTGCGATCgctgtgctttcgctttgttttgTGCCCATTAACGTCTCCGCCGCCGTCAGGCGACATCCTCCGCAACAGCATCATCTATCGCGGAAGCCGTCGCCGAAGCTGAGGTTTGGCCGGAACGGAGAGTTCAAGATACTTCAAGTGGCGGACATGCACTACGCTGATGGTAAAACGACACCGTGTGAAGATGTGTTGCCTAGTCAAGTTGATGGTTGCTCTGACCTTAACACGACGGCGTTTATCCACCGCATGATTGAAGCTGAGAAacccaatttcatcattttcactG GGGATAACATCTATGGATTCGATTCCAAGGATTCGGCGAAATCAATGGATGCAGCATTTGCCCCTGCAATTGCTGCTAGAATTCCATGGGCTGCTGTTTTGGGGAACCATGACCAAGAAGGCACATTATCGAGGGAAGGCGTTATGAAACACATTGTTGGATTGAATCATACTTTGTCTCAATTCAATCCTTCTGAATTACATGTTATTGATGGTTTTGGCAACTATAACCTAGAGGTCGGTGGAGTCGAAGGGTCCGATTTTGTAAACAAATCTATTCTCAATCTCTACTTCCTTGACAGTGGAGATTACTCGACGGTTCCAGCTATCCCGGGTTATGGTTGGATTAAACCCTCTCAACAGTTATGGTTTCAACGTACTTCTGCAAAGCTTCGG AGAGCTTACATGAGCCCACCAAATGCTCAAAAATCATCTGCACCTGGACTTGTTTATTTTCACATACCGTTGCCTGAAGTTGCAAGTTTTGACTCAACGAACTTCACTGGGGTGAGACAAGAAGACATTGGCTCTGCTTCCGTGAACTCGGGTTTCTTCACAACTTTGGTAGAAGCTGGGGATGTGAAGGCTGTATTTACTGGTCATGATCACGTCAACGATTTTTGTGGCCAATTGACTGGTATACAACTGTGTTATGGTGGTGGTTTTGGATACCATGCTTATGGGAAAGCTGGATGGCCTAGGAGAGCTAGGGTGGTGGTAGCGTCTTTAGAGAAGACTGAGGAAGGAGGTTGGGGTACTGTCAAGTCAATTAAGACGTGGAAGCGCCTTGATGATAAACATCTCACTGCCATTGACGGGGAGGTCCTTTGGAGCAAGAAACATACTG GTACTCGTAGAAAGAAACATATCAATGGCAGTCCTGCTTGA
- the LOC107945929 gene encoding uncharacterized protein C594.04c — translation MSRSNFNNAVVSFLVPLPSILFYLYFVNHLQTNNGGASLSPLWSWCFHHPLLLANVLFFFNVNVLFWVIGHIQSSNWMIDLYWTVIPVMLVYYYATHPLAQFDLWRSKVVIMLTWVWSIRLTHNYFRRENWQWGAREDWRFTDMRRQYGRHWWWISFFAVYFSQQIFLIGICLPLYVVHSVDKPLNMWDFVAASVCLCGIVIAYFADTQLHDFVTTNSKLKQLRKPMVPNLDRGLWRYSRHPNYFGEQLWWWGLVVFAWNLGHGWTFVGALINSMCLAYVTVLVERRMLKQEYRAEAYRLYQKTTSGCVPWFKSSVIAVKDKDT, via the exons ATGTCTAGAAGCAATTTCAACAACGCCGTCGTATcatttcttgttcctctcccttCAATTCTCTTCTACCTTTATTTCGTCAACCATTTACAGACCAACAATGGCGGCGCTTCTCTTTCTCCTCTTTGGTCATGGTGCTTTCACCACCCTTTGCTCTTAGCTAATGTCTTATTTTTCTTCAATGTCAATGTTCTTTTCTGGGTCATCGGTCACATCCAATCTAGCAACTGG ATGATTGATTTGTATTGGACGGTGATACCGGTGATGTTAGTTTATTATTATGCAACACACCCATTGGCTCAATTTGATTTATGGAGATCGAAGGTTGTGATAATGTTGACATGGGTTTGGAGTATCAGGTTGACTCATAACTATTTTAGACGTGAAAATTGGCAATGGGGTGCTAGAGAAGATTGGAGGTTTACTGATATGCGTCGACAGTATGGTCGCCATTGGTGGTGGATTTCATTCTTTGCTGTCTACTTTTCTCAACAG ATATTTTTGATTGGGATATGTCTTCCACTCTATGTGGTACACTCAGTTGATAAGCCCTTGAATATGTGGGACTTTGTTGCTGCTAGCGTTTGTTTGTGTGGCATTGTTATAGCCTACTTCGCAGATACACAGCTCCAtgattttgtgaccacaaataGCAAGCTAAAACAACTCAGAAAGCCTATGGTCCCTAATCTCGACCGAGGCTTGTGGCGATACTCGCGTCATCCGAACTATTTCGGCGAGCAATTGTGGTGGTGGGGCCTGGTTGTATTCGCTTGGAACTTGGGACATGGATGGACCTTTGTTGGAGCTTTGATTAATAGCATGTGCTTAGCTTACGTTACCGTGCTCGTCGAGCGGCGGATGTTGAAACAAGAGTACCGAGCTGAAGCATACAGGTTATATCAAAAGACAACCTCAGGATGTGTACCTTGGTTCAAATCTTCTGTTATAGCAGTAAAAGATAAGGATACTTGA
- the LOC107945931 gene encoding glycosyltransferase family protein 64 C3 produces the protein MGVYAVAICLFFSLSVVLCLRIPNLSSDIEKDTILLSVCHPGNQPNPRTLRSDQLTVLINGYSESRIPLLQSIAASYSASPVVSSVLVLWGNPSTSPLTLSQLAYNLSVSSWGNAAISLVPQPSSSLNARFLPRSSIGTRAVLVCDDDVEVDMKTVEFAFRMWKGNPDRLIGIFVRSHDIDMTRKEWIYTVHPNKYSIVLTKFMMMKREYLFKYSCGGGSPMHEMRKMVDEMRNCEDILMNFVVAEETNTGPLMVGAERARDWGDPRNEDSDGDGLRLVRDVGLSSRKAEHRKRRGKCITEFHRVFGRMPLRYSYGKLVSSVGEQGLCKKGSNLVLCDH, from the coding sequence ATGGGAGTATATGCAGTTGCAATCTGCCTCTTCTTCTCCCTCTCGGTTGTGTTGTGTCTCCGCATCCCTAATCTCTCTTCAGACATTGAAAAAGACACAATCTTATTGTCAGTATGCCACCCCGGAAATCAGCCCAATCCTCGCACTCTCAGATCTGATCAGTTAACTGTTCTCATCAATGGCTATTCCGAGTCCCGCATCCCTCTGCTTCAGTCCATTGCTGCCTCTTACTCCGCATCCCCGGTGGTATCCTCTGTGCTGGTTCTCTGGGGTAACCCCTCCACCTCACCCCTTACTCTTTCTCAATTGGCATACAATCTGTCGGTTTCATCCTGGGGCAATGCTGCCATCTCCCTCGTGCCTCAACCGTCAAGCAGCTTGAATGCCCGGTTCCTGCCGAGGTCGTCGATTGGTACACGTGCCGTTCTGGTGTGTGATGATGACGTGGAAGTGGATATGAAAACAGTGGAATTCGCATTCAGGATGTGGAAGGGGAATCCAGATCGTTTAATTGGGATATTCGTGAGATCGCATGATATAGATATGACAAGGAAGGAGTGGATTTATACAGTGCATCCGAACAAGTATTCTATAGTGCTCACCAAGTTCATGATGATGAAGAGGGAGTATTTGTTCAAGTACAGTTGCGGAGGAGGTTCCCCCATGCATGAGATGAGGAAGATGGTTGATGAGATGCGGAATTGCGAGGATATTCTGATGAACTTTGTGGTGGCAGAGGAGACAAATACAGGGCCTTTAATGGTGGGAGCGGAAAGGGCCAGAGATTGGGGAGACCCAAGAAATGAAGATAGCGACGGCGATGGCTTAAGACTAGTAAGAGACGTGGGGTTGAGCAGTAGGAAAGCAGAGCACCGGAAGAGGAGAGGGAAATGTATAACTGAGTTCCATAGAGTTTTCGGAAGGATGCCCCTCCGATACAGTTACGGTAAGTTGGTTTCTTCTGTTGGAGAACAAGGCCTTTGTAAGAAAGGCTCCAATTTGGTGCTGTGTGACCATTGA